The genomic stretch AGTCTGTCACATTCTTGCAGGTTTCGATCATGTAATAGGGCGGCCCACCGTCACTGCGGCGTGGGAACGCGTGGTCCGGGATGATGCAGATGGGGAGGGGTAAGACAAACTTGCCCCTTTTGGCTCTTTTGggcatcctttttttctttttcttaggccCGTAGGACCCCAAGACATAAGACTTGCTTAAGTATTTGGTTCCTTTAAAGAACTCGTTAATGTTGATCCCTCCGCCCCTGGCTTTCTCGTGAAGCTGCGCTATGGTTGCCAGCTGTTCCGCGTTCATGAAATCCTGCCTCTCCTCCAGCGCCAGCACGAAGTCCTCCTTGCTGACTGTCCCATCGCCCCTGTCCACAAACGACAGGGCTTCCCGAAGGAAAGTCTCATGTTCGATGGACCAGTCGTGCAGTCTCAGGTACAAGTGTGGATTCGGATTTTTGGCTCCTGGCCGGGCCAGTTTATTAGCGATTCGCTCCGCCCGCCGAATTTCCTTGCTGGCTGCTTTGAAACCGCCTTCCTTAGCCACAGCCTTGGGCGTTTTGTGCTGCCAGTTCTTCCATTTCAGGTCACATCCTAAAACAGGAAGCATTATGAGGAATGGTGCTGAGACATCTGCATGGCTCCACAAATAACATTCATCCAacggttttcttaatttcaagtCATTAGTCAAAAGTTTGTCTCCCAATAATTATGTATAGAGGTGAGCACATTTAGCAATTATAATTACAAAATTaagctatgatttttttttcctgaatgcttCACTTCGGTGAATTCTACGGGAATTATGTTTCCGATTTGTATTATCTGTCCCCAAAAGATTAGAACATTAATCTCTATAGATATTTGAAACAAATATCATATTGGGATACTTGCTAAAGAGGCTTCATGCCAAACAGGAAGAGTAAGGGTGATATTCGAATTTGGAAAGAAGCTGGGTTCAGACAGTTCAAGTAGGACCTTAGAATGCTGAATGACACCTGCTCTTTTGAATGATTATGACTGTAAATCTGGGTACAATCTTAAACTATATTTTATCTGTCTTCTCCATGAAattactgtaatctatattgacCTGCTGTTTTGCATTAAGTTCGTGTGAACAGCCTAACAGAGGAGAAAGTAATTTGTTCATCAAATCTGAAGAATTCCACGATGATAGTTGTGAAATTGggcattaaaattcattttcctttttgatcCCTTCCTTAAAAGGATGAGACCAACATTATATGGAAGTTTTCTCCACATACATGAACTTTTCTGAATGCACTGGGGAGTCTGCTTAGTGCTGTGTTGTCTGTAATAAGTGTCTTGAGACACTAAAAACTTATTGTAAGTCAGACTATGAAGATGCTCTTTCTAGTGTTTTGAATCTAGAAGGCTATTCTGCTGCTTTGCCAACGTCACATAATCAAAAAAGATTCTCTAGCAATCAGTATCTCTAGCAACCAAAATGTAAAGGCAGCtgcacacaaaaataaaacatgcCTCTCCAACactttataattttattctttgccAAAGAGAAAATTAATCACCAGTGTTTTTCAACATTAATACTTCGGTCAataagtctacaaacaataaattctgaagaggatatggagaaaagggaagcctccagctactatggagaacagtatggaagttccttaaaaaattaaaaataagagtcaCCATTtgatccaccaatcccactcctgggtgtgtaACTGGAGAAAACTCAAACTGGAAAAGATATacgcaccctaatgttcatagcagcgctatttacaataggcaagacatggaagcgacctaaatgtccattgacagatgacaaaGTCAAATTCATgtcatatcacttatatatagaataaaaaaaaagatacaaaggaatttatttacagaacagaaacagactcatagacagagaaaataaatctgtggttaccaaagtggaaagggggaggaataaatttgaaatttggaattaacagatacacactactatatataaactgataaacaacaagggtctactgtatagcacaggggactatattccttgtaataacccataatggaaaagaatttatctatctatctatctatctatctatctatctatctatctgtctatctatctatctatggaactgaatcactttgctgtacatctgaaacattgtaaatcaactgtgcttcagttaaaaaaatacctttGGCATTGTCAAAAAattgtccatccatgttgcccaggagtgggattgctgggtcatacggtagttctagttttagttttttaaggaacctacatactgttctccacagtggctgcacccatttTCATTCCCTctaacaatgtaggagggttcccttttctccacaatcctGTTTAGATTTTTAATAATAACCTAAAAATACTTGGGAAATGaattttttctcacttttcagGCAAGGTTCATGATTTAACAGAACgtagaggaagaaaaacaattttaattttctttctatatatatgtgtgagaTAAACAATTGACAAGTGACAAATTCTCTGTTCATCCTCAACGTAGGAAAACTGTTAAGTTCTTTAAGCGTGAAATTGGTAGACGATTTTACCTCGCTGAGCTAAGTATCTGCAGCAATCTGCAAAACCACCCATGGCAGCATAATGAAGTGGGGTGTTCCCATTCATTGCAATCAACCCCACGTCTCCATCATAGGCAAAGAGAAGCTTCAATATCTGCAAAATAAATAGtgaatattgtagaaaaaaaaaaggatgtatgATTACTGAATGAAGACTGGCACCTAGACCTGTGTGATACAGTGtgtcaatttaaattaaattgaaatgAATTACATAGAAGACAGATTTCCAAAAATTCAGTCTTTTAGTTtcactagccatatttcaagtaCTCAAGAGCCAGACATGGACTGTATTGTACCATATGTATAGtacagatatagaacatttccatcatagCCATAAGTTCTGTCAAACAACACTGATCTAGAGTATAGGATACTCTATAGTCCGCTGGGAGACTACCATTTTGGTAAATTTTGGCATTGTAGAAAGCATCAGACTATGGCAAACGTCATCGGGGAGTAAATTCTTTACCAAATAGATGTGATTTCTATTGTGATGTATACTTTTATTGCAGGGAAGACACTcaatggcaaaaataaagataattgtgTTAAAACTCAGAGAAAACTCAGTAAAGAAGTTTTAGAAAtaattcagaattaaaaaaagtaaaattgatttctattttgtttctgcAATATCATGGTACCTATGAGAGATCCTTTGCTGATATGTCCAGATAATCAGAATACTTAGAGCTAAAAATTTAGGTGAGTCATTAGATGCACACAAACATCAGGGAGATAAGAGTATATTCCCCACAATTAGATTATAACATATTTTGAAGATTCTGATATGTAATGGAGTCATAAAATAGAGTAGTCCCTGTTGGCAGACTTTTAAATTGTCAGGATATAGGAAAACATTATTAgtaatattaaatgaataaattcacaAGCACATAAACTTGAATAAAGAGCcagaatacatttttaagaatatttggtataaagtgtaattttaaaattatttaggaaAATCAGGATGATAAGGCAAAAAAAATTCTGTCAGTGCAAcctacacaatattttaaaattttgaggaaaagGAGATAATATTTTTAGCAATGAATTTTAAAGCAAAGAGTAGATTATTACATCAAAAAAGCCTCCTTTGGCAGCAAAGTGCGCAGCGTGATGTCTGTCATTGTCAAACGCGTTCACTTCACCTCCTCTTTCCAATATCCCTCGAACTAGCTCTATCACTCCCTCTCTTGATGCTTCCATTAAAGCCGTGCGACCTGTGGACTGGGCATGAAACAGACCAAATGCTGTTTATACCTGTCATTGTTAAATAGCACATTCAGTATAAATATGATCTAAGTCCATGTGGCCTTCCTTGAAGTTACATTGACAGGTTCAGTTCTGTACAGTTGTGTTAGTTTCGTGTAACAAATAGGAAAAATGAAGCCAGTACCATGGGTCAGTGTCCAAAATGTAGAATTCTAAAACCAGAGTCAAGGTTACACCAGATGTCCCTGTGAGAACATCATGCTGAAAAATGCAGTTTCTTGCAAAGAAAGTAGAGCAAAAGGGGAGAAACGGGGTAAAACATATGCTGAAATTAGCTGGTAGGTGTTTTCTAATGGGAGGAAATTCTGTTTTTGTTGCCTGGAAATGTcaattaaaagagaagaaaattcaataaaattagctAAATGAGGAGAGGGAGCAAAGTGATTAAGGGAAATGGCAGAACTACCTAGTTTCTTTCTGAGAAGATAAATTTTTTATTAGGCATCAGAAATGTCTTGTCTGTTTTCCTATGATGTTTTAACACTGTACGGACTAAATAACAATTTTCCAAACGTAATTAGGAAATATACTATAGAATCATGACAAGGTAAAGATAATGAAAGTAtatcattttaaagcattttgaacAGAAATGAACAGTCTGTAAACTAACAGGATAATTTTAccatatataaatgaaaattacATTAATAGGACTTGGTAATTTAAAAAAGGAGTATGTGTAATCACAAGAATAATCATACTGAGTTGATAGCATTTGGATTGGCTCCTTTCTCCAAAAATGTCAGGCACACATCTTGAACATCATGTGCTTCTTCGCAAGCTCTAAGGAATATTGGCTTTCCTTCATAGGTACAATTGTTGACATCTGCACCATGTTCCAACGCAATCACTGCACAGCGATAATGCCGCTTTGTAGGTAAAATGCAGTAAAACAAAATACctgcagaaaaaaagaatacttaaTTAATGTTTCCTCTCTGTTTGAATCAGATAGGAAGGaacaaagaataatttaaaaatccacaattaGCTAGCTGAAGGTAGTAGAGCAAAGGCATTTATGCCTTGGTTTTCCCCTCTGAAATCAACTGGAACAccaagacagagaaaccagaagaGAAGCATAATCTCTGATGGGAGCTAGAAAATAGTCATAATCAAATGGGACCTGGCTTGGGAAGAATCTGAGAGCTGGTATATGAGCCCTTTTGACCCTGGGTATTTGACATCCTGCAGTCAATCCCCCAGTGCCCCTTCTTGGAATGTGCAGGGGTGTGTGGGCCAGAGGGTTACTGGTGGATCTCTGGACCCCCTCTGATACTGCAGAGTGGGAAAGGAGATGGCGCTGAATGGTGAAGTGTGCAGACTGGCCATGTTTAGAGGAAGCAGGCTGTGGGTACATGAGCTGAGAAGAAAGAGTAGGTGGCAAGGGGCACTGACATCCTGGCAAATCATTTTGTTCCCTGAAGAGAGAAAAATCCTAAATTTCCATATGAGCACCTGTGACAGACAGACCCTTAAGATAATCCATGTAAAAAATGTAACAGACTAGGGGTATTGTTATAATCTGGGAGCAGAGTGTTGGTTAGAAAGTCAGGTGAACAACAGTCAAACTTCAAACTGATTTTGTAATGATTCACTCTTTTTAAGAGGCTTCATTCAAAGAGGAACAGTAACGAGAAACTAGCATGTGACCTATGGAGGAGAAAAGacactgaaagaaaaggaaaggaacggAACCTGATAACAAACGCTAGGCAAAAATTATATCCTCAAAAAACTATACCACATGAATATTACTGACTGACCCATTTCCATGAtagcaaagaaattaaatataacatTTCCTGAAACAAAAACGCAAAGATAGACCAAACCTAGAAGGAGaacttctagaaaaataaaagataaataaaaggaaaaaatgaatttgAGCTAGCAGAACTAGGAAACAGCAGAGAAAAGTAAAACcactaaagaaataaaagtcaaattGGAAGCAGGAAAAAGAGCAGATATTTCCAAAACAGTGATTAGGGACATGGAGAAAAAACTTGAAAGAACTTAGAAAAAATGTAATTGAGACAATGCAAAAGTTTAAATGATCTAGAGAGACAAAGAACATTTAACATGTATGTAATTGATGTTCAATAATGAAAGACCAAacgaaacagacaaaaaaaaggagcgatataatagaagaaaactcTTGAAGTGAAAAACCTAGATCTGACAGAGTTTACTGACCTCAGGAAAAATTGATAAGACATGACTATGTAAAGCTAGATAAGCAAAGTGTCCTGTGGGCATCCGGGTAAAAAAATTCAAGTCCCCTTGAAAAGTCGGTCTGGCTTCAAGACTTTGGCACAGCAACATTCAGTGCTAGGAAATAACTCAAGGAGCACTACAATGTCACCTGGGAAGGGAAATAGGGAGTTTTTATATCCAATCAAGCTATTGTTCATACATACAAGTGATGGACAGACAAGTTTAATGATGCAGGAAATCAAAGGATATAAATCCCAGAGTGAGCTAAACTACTTGATGACAAAAATGAATCTAACAGGAGATCAACAGAGAATATGTGACTAAAAGACACTTGATAGATGCTGTATCCCTTCATCATTGAACCAAAGCTTAATCACTTTAGGAATTCtagacacagaatagaatattGCAATTCAAAATAATGTAGAAATAGTAACCTAATTTAACAAAACCTTgaagagaagagagggaaggagaaagagtgtGAGCATTTGATTCTCTCACCATTTACTGCTGGATAAAGCAGTGAACATATTACTTGAGATATTATTAAAAGCAGATCAGGAGATAAAGTGATAGgtgtttattatttaaagatatgaAAGGAATTATTGAAAGaactaaaatgattataacttaCCAAAAATTAGTACTGGAAAGGAGGTAAAAGGAGGTGAGAAGAAGGGCTCTTATACCAATATTATCTTTCATAGAAAACTATCAGTGAATGCTGTTTAAGTTGCTAATTCAAAAAACAGTTTctgcaagattatactgtatagcaaagggaaatatatacaagatcttatggtagctcacagagaaaaaaatgtgataatgaatatatatatgttcatgtataactgaaaaattgtgctctacactggaatttgacacaacattgtaaaatgattataaatcaataaaatattttaaaaaacccagtttCTGTATATGTAGAGCTGTCAAGTTAATCATTAAAAGGGCCAAAAACAGACCATTAATTTTAGAAACTATAAGAAGGAAATTATACACatacagcaaaataaaacaaagaacataCTGATCATGTAgggaaatattatatatatatatatttatttgtatatttatataaattaaatacgTTATACcttcataatataaaataaatgacagttCTGAGGCCAAATCTATGAAGCATCTATTTAATGTACattggataaaaataaaaatccaatttacatgaaaatcaaaactgaaatacatTTCATATAAGCACATGCATCTGATACAGTTACCCAGAAcagttaaaaatacaaagatgGTCAAGGAAATGATTGGAAACATAAAACCAAAGACTGAGAAGTCATAGCAGGCAAGAGTGAACCAAAATAGCAatcaatgacaacaacaaaatctAGAAAAGAATACCAGGTGATGTTGAATTCATTACAAAGAACTTAAGGTGCTTATGAAATGAGTATTTTATGATAGTGTGTGCAACTCATGGCTAAAAATCTATCTAGGCTGACTACTGAAGTCACAAAGGACATGAATCAACATTCCAAGgctgaagcaaaaacaaaagaaaaaaaattgtacataACAGAATGGGCATATTACATTTAGGACCAAGGATACATTTCCTATAAATGGGAGAACCAATGGAATGGTTGTTACAAAGAATTATTCTAGCTTTATCCTTAAAAAGAATAACTCCAGACACTGTAATTGATTTCCTAGGACAACACAGAGAAAGTATAGTTTAGGTCTAGAGTGTGTCCCACATCTTTCTAAAGATTCATTAggtattttaatcatttaaatgttTGCTCATCCTTTGGAAACAATGTGCAGTAAGCCAGATGTCAATCATTGGAAGATAGAATGTTAATGGTGGAGAGACTACCTCAGAATAAGCAAAGCAGTTTGGCAAGTGGCAGCCATTGAATGATGAATGAGCAAGATGATCTAGGTTCACTGATGTGTGAAGACAAGGCACTGTGTGCATGAGCTGATTCATGAGCATACCGTGAGCCACAGTCAAGGCTAGACAGGCAGTGCTAATGGGGTTATGTGTGAAACCAGATTCCATATTTGTTTCaagttccattttatatttttaatgcttCCTATTTTATTTGTCATGTTGTTTTTATCATACACTCATCTTCCAGAACCTTAATAGGTTTCATATTAATTGGAATGAGTATAGTTAACCGTATGTCTGTCGCGTTTGCTTCAAATATGCATTTGACCTTGTTTacattttaccttggttgttTAAATTTTAGACTTTGATGCTATAAAATTTCTCAAGCTGCTTTCTTTGTGGTTTCTATCACTGCTTCAAGCTCAAAAAGGTAAACTTTTCTTTGTTACAGTTCTTCTGAGAGTCCTGAAGTTTCTGCAAAATTCCAGGTATAAGATGCCGTAAGGAAAGACTATTTCATGGTCAAATATGGAAGATGTCACTGTTTTGGGGCTTCTGACAAAATAAACATGTCTAAATTTGTTTTATCCAACGTTTCTCTAATAAATTTGACAGTGGAATTAACCAATTTTGCACATAGCACTTACCAACATCCCATCGCTTCAGTGGTCCATGAAACACACTTTAGGGAATAATTTTCTTTAGAGCTttgagaatttcctttttttccccagaatataacattttaaaacacgTCTAAGTCCTGAATGCATCTGAAGCTTATATTGTTGTGTGGTACCATTAAGTAATGAAatcattcttccttttatttgtcCCCTCCTCTTGTTTTAAGCAAGTCACTTACCAAATTCGAAGTCCAGAGAGAGTTACAAAAGCAGATTCTGTCCTTGTCAGAAAGcattaatattataaaataggATTAGTTTCTCTAATGTGGAACTGATGTTAATGGCTTTGCACTTGAAGCAACAATTTGGAACAATTGATTAAATCTACCGATTTATATTAAGCCTGGTGGTAATTTTCTTAGTGATTTTCATAAGGCTACGTCAACTCCTGCCAGAACCTTGAGTTATTTGGGCAAGAAGCTCCCAGTTGTGATCTTGAGATGGGgttagggagggaaagagagagaaagtacaGCTATCTCACCTTAATAATCATGGAAATGCAGTCTCTCAAGTTTCAAGTCAtatttccaaatacatttttaaccCTAGAAATTTGGAATTTACGTGAGAATCCACTTTAGTCCCTCAAGTTCCCAAATGCAGCTACTTTCTACATTAGACTGCTCTTCAGAGCAAAATCCTTTTGGAGTCTTAAGTCTCGTATTACTTGGGGTTCTCAAATGTAAAGAAGAAATGCCCTCCTTTCGTCTGTTGTTCTAAatgaggttttatattttataatgagTGGTTATGATTATGGAAGTATCAATGTGTCATATTGAAAGttctccacattaaaaaaaaccagatTACTCTAATtctaatattctttttaatttaaaatttttttttaatttattcatttatttcttaatagaggtcctggggattgaacccaggaccttgtgcatgttaatcATGAagtctaccactgaggtataccctcccctgctAATATTCTTTCTAAATAAGAAAGTTCTCAGAACTGGTTAGAAACACCTATGCCTAAGAAATGCCCACACCATTTTCAAATTATGGGGAGATGGTGTCCTTAGATATAGGAGTGAGAATCTAGCCTTTTACTACTTTACACTCCATGAGTGACTCACTTCTAAAGttggaaagcaaaaagaaaaatccgtTTTATTGATTTCTGGCTACAAAGTGAGTCGCATTTGTTGGATAGAATGTTGGGAGTTTTACCTTTTCCTTCGTTATCGACTATAGTCATATCAGCCTTTGCCTTGGCTAGTATTTCCATGGACAGTTCGTGGCCCAGTTCTGCAGCCCTCATCGTCGGAGTGCAGCCCattttgtcttgcacatcagggTGAGCACCAAGGCTAAGGAGAAAGCTGACCATATCGATGTCATTGGAAACCGAGGCTAAGTGCAGGGCACTGTGTCCATTGATGGGGTCTGTGAAATTGATCAGTGCAGGGTACCCAAGCTTGGTCAGCTTCTCTATCTGCTTCTTGTCTTTGTTCCGAACACACTGAAGAACTTTGTAGATCTGCAAGTTCTCAAGTCTCTGATCTGCTAAAGCCATATTTGACTAGCTTCTTCAAAATGCTTTTGTGGACCAAAACAAAAACTATGCAGCAAAAATTGAAGCAGAAACATATAATTCAAGGTTAATTTTGTAATCTTTACTCTGATGAGataatagtaatattttaagccTTCTATAAGAAGAGATGCTGTTTCTTATGAAACGTTATTACTGTAATTTATTGCAACTAATTTCATGAGAgcagaaattaaatacaaaaacGTTTAGCTCAGCTAgcataaagttaaaatatttcaaaacaaatctTCCATTGTAATTCATACTAGACTTGCTATGCAGTTTtcttattatctcatttgatcttccCTCCTTGACACAGCCTTACCATTTACCCATGAAGAAGGTGAACATAACTAGATTGCCAAGGTAAGGATCTGAGCTCCCCACTAATGCTTTGTACCAGCAGGTCCCTGACAATGTAGAGCCCATACAGATTTTAGCAGCTTGAAAAGGTTATAAAGAATGTGTAGGGGGGAgggttatagctcagtgatatgagcacatgcttagcaggcacaaggtcctgggttcaatccccagtacctctgtcaaaaaaaaaaaaaacccttaaataaacctaattaccctccccccgaaaaaattaaaattaaaaagtaattaaaaaaaagaatgtgtagaATTTTGAGGTGCTCGTTATAAACAGGAATCTATTGGGCTCTGTGAGGTACCTAAGATGTGATGGATGCGTCATCTTACCTGGGAATGAGGCAGGTGTAGGGTTGAGAGAGCACTGTAAAGTTTCATAAATAATCCCACTGTTATGTGGTAATGGACATTCTAGTATGTAATTTTATCTCGCTGTTTATTCAGTTCCAAAAACACACAACGTTTTGAATTGAGTAGTAGGCCATGCTAGGTATGCCcagcttgcttttctttcttccccttttctgggaACAGAACCTCATTATCATATCTGGAATCCATTCCAGATGGTACAGCGGTACTATTCTGGGCCCAATCACTGCTACAGACCTCTAAGTTGTCCCACTGCTTCCACAGCAGCCCTCTGTAGCCCATTCTCTATTCGGCGCCCAGAACAATCTTTCTAACACGTAGATCAGGTATCATCAGACCAGCTCTCACCCCCCAGTATTTCAGTACAACTATTTTTAAACACAAAGGAAAGTTGAACAGCCATACATCCCCACCACTGAGATCCTACCATTCATGCTTTATTTGCTTTATCACATACCTATCCAGCTCACTATCTCTCCAGTAATCCGTCTTATTTTTTCGTTCCATTTCAAAGTTCCAGCATACATATCCTTAACTGTAGTTCAGTACCTGCCTAcagttctttttctcttcttgatcttttgaatatacaatatacaagaATTAAGTGTACCATtccatgagttttgacaaatgtatacatctTTGTAACCCAAACCCCAATCAAGATATAGAGCATTACCTTCACACCAGAAATTTCTCCCTAAACTGTCTTTTAAAAGCACTTTGATAGCTTTCCGTTGTAATCAGAATAAATCCAGGCCCCTCATGCTGATCTCTTAAGGACACTTTCCTTGCCCCTCTCCAATTCCCTCTCAATTGGAGAATTCTCTCCAATTGCCCTTGATTTAGTGATCTCCAGCCACACACACTGGCCTTCTTCTGGGTTGTGGCTCATTCTTACCCTTTGGAACTgcttgttccctctgcctggggtgcTCTTTGCTCAGAATTTCCATCAGTTGGCATTCTCACTACTCAAGTTGCAGCCACTGTATTGCTTCatccctttgttttattttctttaca from Vicugna pacos chromosome 19, VicPac4, whole genome shotgun sequence encodes the following:
- the ANKEF1 gene encoding ankyrin repeat and EF-hand domain-containing protein 1 isoform X1, with translation MALADQRLENLQIYKVLQCVRNKDKKQIEKLTKLGYPALINFTDPINGHSALHLASVSNDIDMVSFLLSLGAHPDVQDKMGCTPTMRAAELGHELSMEILAKAKADMTIVDNEGKGILFYCILPTKRHYRCAVIALEHGADVNNCTYEGKPIFLRACEEAHDVQDVCLTFLEKGANPNAINSSTGRTALMEASREGVIELVRGILERGGEVNAFDNDRHHAAHFAAKGGFFDILKLLFAYDGDVGLIAMNGNTPLHYAAMGGFADCCRYLAQRGCDLKWKNWQHKTPKAVAKEGGFKAASKEIRRAERIANKLARPGAKNPNPHLYLRLHDWSIEHETFLREALSFVDRGDGTVSKEDFVLALEERQDFMNAEQLATIAQLHEKARGGGININEFFKGTKYLSKSYVLGSYGPKKKKKRMPKRAKRGKFVLPLPICIIPDHAFPRRSDGGPPYYMIETCKNVTDCSRFNRDHPPEHPIQDDSAWYIDDPAKVFSNINFITKADDLASLKKAFESGIPVDMKDNYYKTPLMTACANGNIDAVKFLLEKGANVNATDNFLWTPLHFACHAGQQDIVELLVKSGAVVDALSINNSTPLSRAIESCRMDTVKYLLDIGAKFQLENRKGHSAMDVAKAYADYRIIGLIKEKLDNLPKPAENQKTKGKPPLKVKSEGPEIKKEEEPLSSVYTIPTTLEEKKMRKDNVVYLNSLITSGYTKKMDITFIPRRTWSPEAMTAELIRKRELRRERFTYEVDFDDFMMPFQKNITEKAQALEAAFKT